The following nucleotide sequence is from Zea mays cultivar B73 chromosome 1, Zm-B73-REFERENCE-NAM-5.0, whole genome shotgun sequence.
ccaaaacagcagctgctcctgctccgaaggttccccaggagccatcacaaaacactgtccatgcttcggcatctttattcgcttcttcgccctgagcccctggcgtccagtcggcaataaaatctgccaatgcttgagactggatcgaggatctgtgcacataatcaatgtaaaattcattaagctccgcagcccattttccaattcggccagtagcttctttatttctcatgatatctttcaacggctgcgaagaaggaacaataatattatatgcctgaaaataatgccgaagcttcctggatgccattagaacggcatacaacaccttctccagttctgtataatttttctttgagacactaaggacctcagatacaaaatatactgggacctgcttcttgatttgtccatcaaatttctcctgcacaagtgccgcacttactgctgagtgcgaagctgccacatacaacaacagaggagcccctggcattggtggagttaatgttgttagatctatcaggtattgcttgagttcttcgaaagctttttgttgagctgggccccattgaaagacttcagctgattttagcacctcgaagaagggtagatttctttccgctgatctggatataaatctgttaagagatgccagtcttcctgtcaatctttgggccccctttcttgtggttggtggctccattcgaagtatagcttcgattttatttggattagcttcaattccctttgttgaaaccaagcatccaaggaacttacccttctttactccgaagacacatttttctggattcagcttcagaccagcttgtctgaagctggcgaaggtctcctgcagatcagcaatatggtcttcttgcttcgtgctttttacaataatgtcatcaacataggtcaacacatttctgcctatctgagattggagaaccttcgcagtcatcctgctgaaactccctccagcattcttaagcccctcaggcatccgaagatagcaatatgtaccacttggggttatgaaactagtcttcggctcatcctcctttttcatccagatttgatgatagcctgagtaacaatccaggagactcatgagttccgaagaagctgctgcatcaactaaagagtctatccttggcagcgggaactcatccttcggacaagccttgttgagatctgtgaaatcaatacacattctccactttccattggccttcttcaccataacagtgttagctagccattctggatacttcacttctctgataactcctgcacttaggagtctttttacttcgttgcgagccccttcggccttgtcatcagacattttccgaagcctctgcttgcggggtctgaaggatgggtcaacattgagcgaatgttcaataacatcccgattcactccacaaagatcattggctgaccatgcaaaaacatctttattgttgaataaaaacctaatcaaggttttctcttgatcttcagataattgcgagcccaatagcaccttctgctctgctatatcctcacacagcagcatgggcttcggctgatcagccgaagctgctttttccctcctgaacttgtactgttcacaagcttcaactccatctatattatggattgccttggaatcagtccagcttccttcggcccttctggcagcttcctgactcccatgaatagcaataggcccttggtccgaaggtatcttcatgcagagataagctgggtgaagaattgcttcaaaagcatttagggtaccacgaccaatgatggcgttgtaggggtattccatgtcaacaatatcaaacacaatttgctcagtccttgtgttattaacaaatccgaatgttaccggcatggtaatcttcccgagtgccacaatctgccgccctccgaagccacaaagagggtgcgtagcatcatgaatcttgtcttcaggctcttgcatctgtctgaaggctttggcaaatataatgtcagctgcactgcctgtgtcaactaggacattgtgaaccagaaaccctttgatcacacaagaaatgaccatagcatcattgtgaggatagtccttgagctgaagatcttcctgagagaaggtaattggaatgtgagaccattttgacttaatgaagggtccctgcactccaacatgctgcacccttctctgagcctccttcttctgctttttgttagctggctctgagcaagaaccgcctgttatcgggagcaccagcttcgaagccgaagcagctccagcttgagtgttgaacgaagccatcagctcagaaaggtggaagtgagttgaccggaggtgggcgccaatgttggggacttgttctcaaatgctaagaattaagaacaaggcaacacaaaaaatgttaagtgttaaggtccttcgtcctccataacgatatatcccttcgggatataaagcatctcggacgaaggttacgaaggacataccttcgtaagcataacaacgaagaatgaagcattcacataaatcatagaatatgaaataaacatttaaatattgtcatagaattatctctacttgtattaatgaatataaatgactttgaattacaaatgtaccttcggtcctgcggaaggcaaaagtacaagcgtgatgcgacagcaaatgacaggttcacatgaacagtacagaggtactgttcatctatttataggcacaggtcgcagcctgtgacaaattacaattatgccccttgcgaaagtttacagcattgactcagacctatatgtataaaaaggtcattctatctctatgtcggtttaaaacgccgaagctccatgaaaagggaccttcggccatctcttggagacgacttcagccgaagctgcttcttcgtgtgagaccttcggcgcaccgaagcacgaccccaacacctGGTGGCCTTCAACATTGTGTGTAGCTACATCGGTTCCAGGGATTTGATTCAGGAACATATAGCTTTCAAGATATGGTATGTGATCATATGGTGCgttgtggtttaaatatgtaggggTGGAACGTACTACTGCTGTGGTGagtaataatttggtgcatagTGTGCAACAGTAGGTTCTGCATAAGCGTATCCGGTCTGTCCGATGGTAAATCCTAACTACCCAGTTGTGTTCGCTGCTAATGGGGCGCCACGTGGTGGTCCTGGTgcggccccggactgtccggcgggGAAAGCTAGACGGTCCGTGTAAGGGTCGGACCGTTCGTGCaaaagctcggacggtccgaccgtgtcTAGGTGCgccgatctgccaagcagggacggtggtggtggtatttgtgaaagggaaatagtctcaatattttctataatcgattttggtgtttgacgaccatcacaaaccttatggactatccagtttgcctagttgatcatttcacaggtgcataagttcatctacaactattctaaatcgactgtccggaataccgtagattattccggacaggagaagctttttggaaaagcaGACTAAACGTGGACCGTCCGGGTCCTTGCGGCGGTCCGTTCTTGACACCAAAGTGAGCCTCAGACAGGAACACGACATAAACGCAAGtttacactacggaccgtccgacggagaagcgagcaccgtccgagaccaagcgcggaccgtccggcctcaggcgcggaccgtccgatcgacacagaaccgaaaaacccgaaggtgacgggttcggtaaaatgtatttttagcgtcctcatggaccgtccggggtgcacgaccggaccgtccgcgactgcctttgTCTGATAtctgacgatgcattaaatgctatatagctgttactgctgaccgttgcgatttcagtcgttgatgtgtaggggcggaccgtccgaacgaggggcgcggaccgttcgcggtcggcagaaaaggagcaacggctaggaagtggttgggggctataaatacaatccCAGCCACCTCCATTCACAACAACCAAGCACTCCAACctctcacattcaatacaagagctagcaatccattccaagacacaatcaaagcttccaatctctccaagttccacaattgagacaagtgatcattagttgttagtgacttgagagagagtgatctgtgtgttatttgttgctcttgtcgcttggcttttgcaatcgtgctttcttctattcccattcttattctcaagacacttgtaatcaaagcaagagacaccaagttatggtggtccttgtaggggtctaagtgacccggtttgattaaggagaaaagctcactcggtctaagtgatcgtttgagagagggaaagggttgaaagagacccggtctttgtgaccacctcaacggggattaggttggcaagaaccgaacctcggtaaaacaaatcaccgtgtcactctcttcatttgcttgtgatttgttttcaccctctctttcggactcgattttatttctaacgctaaccccagcttgtagttgtgcttaaagtttgtaaatttcagtttccacctattcacccccccctctaggcgactttcaatttgccctggatatgagttcatcggcaaTCCCATATAATGGTTGGGGCTGCGAATCCTaatttgttgccgatgtattagacatagatatcaTGTTACTAGTTTCATATGATGGAAAAATAGGAGCAACGGACTTCTCCAACGCAtgtgttaattttctaattgattcttctaaccctccaatctATTGTTTCATTTGATCACGCCGCTGACCTATATAATGTTTAATAGACTGGATATCGTCcggtttacttacgttggggacttgaagcgaagataaAAGAGATGCGACGTCGGCCTCTCCATGTTCGACAACCTTctagtggcgatccaccgtgtattgtgacAAGAATTTCTTCTTCGCTGAACGCATGTAGTCTTCGTAATGTTGTTGCCCCTCGATTGTTAGAATTTTAACAGTCGGCTTCAAGATATTGTTCGGAGGaatatcggtgtgatctttagaagcGGCCATTTGAGAGCCTGATTTTTAGAAGATCTAGACACCTGTTCCCAGCatagtcgccaaaaagtgtgttggcgttgATCTGGGCGCCAAACATTGGAACAGACCGCCTGATAGTGCTCTCTGCGGAGGCGCGGACGGTTCGTGGGCCTGGACCAGATGGTCTGTGACCTAACACAGGACCGACTCCTCCTATACGTACgtacgtccggacggtccgcacctagGGCTTGGACAGTCCGCGATGTCGCAGAGAGTCTTCTTCTTCACAGCAGATCTAGATCTCGCCTCTCGGGAGTGACCTGTCGGAGATGAGAGATGCTAGGGTGTGTATTGGCGTTGGCAGGACACCAAGACGCCTCTAGTCGACGTGGAGCCGAATAGAGGTGAAAATTTGAGGTAGAGGGacgctaaactagggctaaactagatttATTTctgatgcataaggtaaaaaccggGGTTCAATCGTCCGTAGcctttcatctatataaagggaagGTCTGGACCAATTACAAATCGTTTTTTCTCGAGTTAATTCCGCAGATTTAGCTAACAAAGAACACAAAAAACTCTAAATTCTAACTGATCCTGCGTACGCGTGGACCGTCCCATCACCATCGTGGACCGTCCAGATCGTTGGACCTACAGTGGTGGATCGTCCGCTGCCCAAAAGTGGGCTCAACAGAATCATCTTCTCGGCATCGACCGGCGCAGTACGCGTCTCTCCCAACGTGGGGGTTGGCCGCGGCGACGTCGGGTCAGCGTGGGCATCCGCTGCTGATCTTGATCCTGCTGGAAAGAGAAGGCCACGGGGATGGTACTTTGGTAGGGACTAGGGAGCACGCATGCCGCCTGTTGCCTGGGCGAAAGGCGGCGTGGCGAGACAATGCACGcagcctttttcttttcttttccgcaGTGTCCCACAAAAGCAGATCGAACGTCCTGCAAATGGCACACCACCAAGCGAGGACCCGTGCTGTGTCTTCACTACGGTAGGAGGATTTCGGGCAAGAATTTTCGCATATGCCTATCCTGTAGCAACCTTGTACTATGAAACTGGCAGGCAAGCAGCTCACGTAGGGGGTGCGGACAAAAGTAGCAGAAACATCTGCTGGACATTTTCATCGATGCAGAGGTTAGATCTTCAATTTGTAAACAAAAATATACTCCAAAGAAATATAAAAATCAGATCAGTACAACCTGACAAGGCAGCAGAGGAATCCAGTCAGATTCATATGGCAAACACCAAACGGCGGATTCGTCATTCAGATTCAGGGTTACTTGATGTCCGAAAAGAAAGATAGGAAACAAGTACAGGTCTGCACTGCAgccgagagagagagatagagagcttCACGCCGATTCTCTTTGCGAAGCGGTGAGCAAACTACACCAACCTATCCTATTCCTTCGTCATCGAGCTAGATTTTAGGCAGGCAGGGAACCTCACATCACATCTTCCACGTATACGCGACGGGGCTGCGGACGACGTGCTCATCGTTGACCCAGGAAATCCACCCGAAGTCCGGCTTCGCGTGGCCTTGCCGAGCCCTGGACGCAAAGGTGACATAGTACCTGAGCTTCTGGCCGGCCTGCCTGAACGTGAGCCTCGCCGGCGTCACCGTGACGGCGACGGACTCGGGGCCGACCACCTTCACGTCGTAGACCGACGCCGCGGGGCCGACGTTGGTCAGCTCCCTCCTGAAACGCAGGGCCGCCGCCGGCTTCGTCTTCCGCTTCTGGCCGAACACCACCGAGAAGGACGGGTAGTTGAGGTCCCCGGGGCGGGACTTGTTCGGGGCGCCGCACGAGACGTTGGACGCCTTGGTGATCACTTGGACGTGCGGGGCGCTGTAGTTGAGGGAGCAGAGGAAGGCGGCGTAGTCGTGCGTGGAGATGTCGTACACGAGGCCCGGCGAAAGCGCCCTCTGCGGGTCCACGTGGCCGGCGCCGTACGCGAACGCGTTGGCGACGGAGCCGTCCGCCGCGTCCCGGAGCGAGGAGTTCGTGTTGTCCACGGTGTAGGCGGTGGTCATCAGCGCAGACTTGATGGCGGATGGGCTCCAGTCTGGGTGTGCCGCCTTCATGAGCGCCGCCACCCCGCTGATGTGAGGGCATGACATCGAAGTCCCTGCACGTGCACCAACCAAAACAGGGGTCAACTGCTAATAATATATTGGTGCATTCAGGACAGAGGAATGTCAGTAGTTCAACAAATTTTTGCAGTGACGACGCCTTGGCTAAGCCTAAGCTAATATATTGGTGCATTCAGTCAGTGTCCCCTTGCCTGATGATTCCTTTTGAGTTgtcgagagagagaaaaaaaaagcaAAAGCAAAAGGTAACTTGTCCTTGCTGCTGTTACCTTTCAAGTCAAGCGGTTCGTATTCTGGAGAGCACCACATGTGCAACCCTGACAAAAGCTGGTGAAAGCAAATGCGATTTCTTACGACACAAATGGAAGTTCAAGATGAAACGGCCCTGTTTGCCAGTATTATGTCTTTTACTGACCGAATCGTCTATGCGTAGAGGAGTAGGAGGAGCAGTAATAATAAATCAGTATAGTAATTCCAGACAGGCTAGCAGCAACATGACAACAACATGTGAAAATTTGAATCTGAGCACCGAACACGAGAAATTTTGAATCTGAACACTGCAAGAGCATGGTACTGACAGTGCAAATTTTTTGAATCTGAAGACCTTGGTGGGGACAGTGCGCCGCCACTCACCTGAGATGATGTTGAAGCGAGTCCGACGGCCGTCTTTGGCGAGTCCGGTCGGTCCAGCGACGCCCGTCCAGGCGGCCAGGATGTTTACCCCCGGCCCAATCATGTCCGGCTTCAAGATCTCCGGCACCACGGTGTTGGGGCCGCGGGAGCTGAACGCCGCCACGACCGGAGACGGCCGGACGCCCAGAACCGTGCCGCCGAAGCTCAGCATCGCCATGGGCCTACCGCCACCGCGCGCCGCGTACTCCCGTATCTTGTCGCCCACCGCGCGCCCCACCGCCACCGCGGGGAGCAGGTGGCTGTCCGCCACGAGCTCCTCTCCGCTGGCTGCCGTGTTCGCCAGTATCATGCCGGCGCCGCCGGCCGCCTTCACGACGGCGCCCTTCTCCACGCGCGCGTTGACGCCGCGGTCGCACACAACTATTTTGCCGCGCACGGCGGCCGGGTCGAGCGTCCCGGAGAGGCAGAGCTTGCTGGCGTTGTCACGCCCGCTGCCGTAGAGGAGCGGGAGCATGGCGGGGCGTGGGGAGGGAGAAGGCCCCGCGTAGAGGGACACGCCGGCCAGGCGCGCACCCGTGGGGAGCATCACGTATGCCGGGAAGTCGCGGTCCAGTGTCCCGGCGCCGACGGTGGCGACCCACGGAGCGGAGTTTGAGACGGTGGATCCGGATGGGCCGGAGTTCCCGGCGGAGCAAGAGACGAACACTCCGGCCGCCGCCGCACCAAAGGCGCCCACCGCTACGGTGTCCCGGAAGTACGGCGCTGAGCCGCCGCCGAGGGACAGCGACAGCACGCCCACCCCATCAGCAACAGCGGCGTCAATGCCGGCCAGGATGTCGGACCCGAGGCACCCCTCCGGCCAGCACACCTTGTACGCGGCCACGCGCGCCCCGGGCGCCATCCCGCGCGCCGTCCCCGTGGCGTACCCGAGCAGGCTTGCGTTCGCCACCACCGCGCCGGCCGCCGTGGTCGCCGTGTGCGTGCCGTGCCCGTCCCTGTCCCGGGCCGACCTGAACGTCCTCTTCCCCACGCCTATTGCGCCGCCGTTTGCCGCACGGAGGCCGCGCGAGAAGCTGCGCGCGCCCACCAGCTTCCTCCCGCACAAGCTCGGCGGGAAATCCACGCCAGCCTCGCACACCCCCTTCCAGCGAGCGGGCGGTGGCGGCAGGTTGCCGCCCGCGAAGCTCGGCGACTCTGGCCATACGCCGGTGTCAAGAACCCCTATCACCACGTCGTGCGTGGCCGCCTCCAGATTGCCCGTGGCAGGCTGGTAGGCCGGCGTGAGAAGGCCCAAGAACTCTGGGGAGCGCGTCGTGTGGAGCTGGAACATCTCGTCCGGCACAACCTGGAGCACCTCGGGGCTGCTGCGGAGCAGGGGCAAATGGCCCGGTAGCAGCGCCGCCGCGAATCCGTGCGCGGCGGCGGAGTAGGAGTACAGCAAGTGGCGACCCGGGTCGATGGACAGGGACTCGAGGTGCGCCGCATGCCAGTGCgccggtgtccggtgcacagacgGCATTCGCGCCGGATCCATGAACACGATGTACGTCGTCGTGTTGCCGCCGTCGCCAATGGCATGGGGAAGCGAGGGGCTTGCGAGGAGTGCGAGGAGGAGGACCAAGGGGAGGAGAGTGAGCTCCATTGGATGGAGCGTGTGAGTGGAGGGGAGTGAGATTCAAAGTGAGGCGGTCTGGTGGTAGTGATATTAATGGCGGCTGGGTAGCAATAGCAAAGCAGGTAGGGGCCCTTCTGCGGTGCTTTAGTGAGGGTTTTGGGGCTTTGCAGTGGATGAAGACGGAGAATGTCTCTGGGCGATATTGTTAGTATTATAACAGCAATAATAATAGGAAAGACATGATTAATGAGTAATAGGAAATCATTTTAAGATCAAAGTGAATTTTGCAATTATTTGGCTAAAGATTGTTTCTAGAGTTCTGCTGCCAAGCAAGTTTGGTACACCAAGCTCGGTTATGTTTATGAACTATCTTCTTTAAGAGAAACGTCTGGCCTCGGAGGGTTTTGGAGGCTTTGTACTTGGATTGAAAGTACCGTGTTTGGTTCAGTGTCTAACTTAACACACTTTGTCTGACTAAAATTaattcttcaattcgaacgacaaAACTTAGATAAAGTTAGCCACGACCAAACAGGCTTGTAATGCGCCATTATTTCTACATCAATACTCCATCTGTCCTATATTAAAATTTATTTTATGTAATTAAGATCCATTCTGTCTTATATCAAAATTTATTTTATATAATTAAGATCCATACAATACTTGATTCATCATCGTACATTTGAATCTATACATACAAACCAAGAGATAGAACGAATATAATTTTAGGAGGGAGGGAGTAGTTTTGACGATTATTGATTGGATGAAATTTTTTGTTAAAAAGGTGGCAACGGTTTATGATAATTATTTTTATGGAGGAAGATGATTGGAATGAATTTATCGAGAATTGATATGGATATGTAGATTGTCTTTTAGctatatgagttggagatacgttAGCTAGGTAGTGTCGGTGAGTAACATAAAATTTAGCAAATATTTCTAAGTGTCAAACTTCTTTTATTTAATATATGGCACTTGCTAAAATTTAAGTCACTGAATTTTAGTTTTCCCAGGCAACAATTATTACATATATTTTATACTGAAATTACAGATTTGCTTCAGATTTGCTTCGTTGCATTTTATATATTTATAATCTCCATTTTTGTTTCAAGAATAAAAACTACATTAGACAAAATCATGAATCCAACAAAATATAACATGTGTTAGCACAAAGATAAATAACAATTATTCTTATAGACATATAAAAATAAAAATTTGATTTGTTATCATACAAATTAAAAATTAAAAGTAACATGAAGACATAAAACAGAAGAAGCCCAAATAAAGTAACATGAAGAAACGAAGAAAACATGCCACAAATTAGCACTGGACATGTCTGATGTAACACTGGATATTACACTGAATAGGAGCAGTGCCATTACTAAACATCGGGCTGAAGATTAAAGTACACCGGACACGCATGTGTGCACTAAACACCACAACGATATGTCACTTAGAGAGGTCTACAGTGTGTACGTGGAGGTCTACACCTTGAAATGACATAACAAAATTAACTTATTCTTGATCTTTGTAGGTAATTATTTAAGCCATTTCAGGGTAAGTGATCATCACTTAGGTGTCGAGCGAATTTGTGAATACAAGCAAAGATATTGTATacctcaaattcagggtgttacaaacttatcccccttaaaagaatctcgtcctcgagattcagggttggccagcaaagagttcgggatacTTGGTTTTCGGGTCATCCTCTcgctcctaggttgcttcttcctcagagtgatgtcctcatttgactttgcacattctgatggtgttccttcgAGTGACTCTATCCACTGTCTCTAtaatctgagttggcttctctatgtatgtcaagtcttcttggacttcgagGTCCTCGGTTGACAACTGCTCCTCTAGAACTCGcaaacatttcttcaactgagatacgTGGAAAATATCGTGCACGACTGACAGACTTTCTGGTAggctgagctggtaggccacttctccatgtcttgcctgaatctgatatggtctgaTATATCGAGGTcctaacttgcccttgactctAAACCTTCTAACTCCcctgatcggtgacaccttcaagcaaacactctgtcggcgtttcgagacaggggggtcccaaagccgacgagtgagtgtgctgcgtgccccagcccagatgggtcgagcgtgtgggcgagcgcgaaggggggagaggcgaggtggccggagtcgagcgtgagagaggtggaagtcccgcggccttcgtgttcgtcccgcgcccaggtcgggtgcgcttgcagtaggggggttacaagcgtccacgcgggtgagggaagcgagc
It contains:
- the LOC100279250 gene encoding Subtilisin-like protease SBT1.8 precursor (The RefSeq protein has 1 substitution compared to this genomic sequence), with translation MELTLLPLVLLLALLASPSLPHAIGDGGNTTTYIVFMDPARMPSVHRTPAHWHAAHLESLSIDPGRHLLYSYSAAAHGFAAALLPGHLPLLRSSPEVLQVVPDEMFQLHTTRSPEFLGLLTPAYQPATGNLEAATHDVVIGVLDTGVWPESPSFAGGNLPPPPARWKGVCEAGVDFPPSLCGRKLVGARSFSRGLRAANGGAIGVGKRTFRSARDRDGHGTHTATTAAGAVVANASLLGYATGTARGMAPGARVAAYKVCWPEGCLGSDILAGIDAAVADGVGVLSLSLGGGSAPYFRDTVAVGAFGAAAAGVFVSCSAGNSGPSGSTVSNSAPWVATVGAGTLDRDFPAYVMLPTGVRLAGVSLYAGPSPSPRPAMLPLLYGSGRDNASKLCLSGTLDPAAVRGKIVVCDRGVNARVEKGAVVKAAGGAGMILANTAASGEELVADSHLLPAVAVGRAVGDKIREYAARGGGRPMAMLSFGGTVLGVRPSPVVAAFSSRGPNTVVPEILKPDMIGPGVNILAAWTGVAGPTGLAKDGRRTRFNIISGTSMSCPHISGVAALMKAAHPDWSPSAIKSALMTTAYTVDNTNSSLRDAADGSVANAFAYGAGHVDPQRALSPGLVYDISTHDYAAFLCSLNYSAPHVQVITKASNVSCGAPNKSRPGDLNYPSFSVVFGQKRKTKPAAALRFRRELTNVGPAASVYDVKVVGPESVAVTVTPARLTFRQAGQKLRYYVTFASRARQGHAKPDFGWISWVNDEHVVRSPVAYTWKM